One segment of Trichlorobacter ammonificans DNA contains the following:
- a CDS encoding phosphatidylserine decarboxylase family protein, with the protein MRPSPLLITPEGYPYIAYSAGLFLLLASGAWLFSSAILAVPAIIVLGLCLFTISFFRNPRRTAPADPTLVVAPADGTVVYVGPAQQELLGECCKISIFMSVFNVHINWVPFSGNVIDRFYRQGRFLDARDPRSSSENEQLGLVLETDGGERLVAVQIAGLVARRIICYAEPGDRLERGTRYGLIRFGSRVDLYLPSRVSPLVKTGETTVAGETPLASLA; encoded by the coding sequence ATGCGTCCATCACCTCTGTTGATCACCCCTGAAGGGTACCCCTATATCGCGTACAGCGCCGGTCTGTTCCTGCTGCTTGCCAGCGGAGCCTGGCTGTTTTCCTCGGCAATCCTGGCGGTGCCGGCCATCATTGTCCTCGGACTGTGCCTGTTTACCATCTCGTTTTTCCGTAATCCCCGGCGGACGGCGCCGGCTGATCCCACGCTGGTGGTAGCGCCAGCCGACGGCACCGTGGTCTATGTCGGGCCGGCCCAGCAGGAACTGCTGGGGGAGTGCTGCAAGATCAGCATCTTCATGTCGGTTTTCAACGTACACATCAACTGGGTTCCGTTCAGCGGCAACGTGATTGACCGGTTCTATCGCCAGGGCCGGTTTCTCGATGCCCGTGATCCGCGGTCGTCAAGCGAGAATGAGCAGTTGGGACTGGTCCTGGAAACCGACGGGGGAGAGCGGTTGGTGGCGGTACAGATCGCCGGGTTGGTGGCTCGCCGGATCATCTGCTACGCGGAGCCGGGCGACCGTCTGGAGCGGGGTACGCGCTACGGCTTGATCCGTTTCGGTTCGCGGGTCGACCTTTACCTTCCGTCCCGCGTCTCTCCGCTGGTCAAAACGGGAGAGACCACCGTGGCGGGTGAAACGCCGCTGGCCAGCCTGGCCTGA